The Gossypium hirsutum isolate 1008001.06 chromosome D03, Gossypium_hirsutum_v2.1, whole genome shotgun sequence genomic interval CGCCGTGGATTCCAAAAGATGCTTGAAGAGTATCAAGAGTTGCTTGGAGGATTTAGTATCGGAGATTTCTTCCCTTCCATGGAGTTCATCCATAGCTTAACGGGTTTGAAATCGAAACTCCAGAGCACGTTCCAACGCTTCGATCGGTTCTTCGACGAGGTGATAACCGAACACCTTGATCCGGACAGACATAAAGAGGAACATAGTAAGGACTTGTTGGATGTTTTGCTGGACATACAGAACAGTAAATCTAATGAGATCAACCTCACCATGGACAATGTTAAGGCCATCATGTTGGTAAGTACCTTTTGTTTGACGAACCCAATACGAGTATATGCCTGATATGAGTATGTTGTATTATTGGTTTTGCAGGACATGTTTGCTGCTGGAACCGATACGACATTCATAACTCTTGATTGGGCAATGACAGAACTTATCATGAACCCGAAAGTACTCGAAACAGCTCAAGCCGAAATCCGGAAAGTTGTAGGGGATAGAAGAGTGGTCTTAGAAACTGATCTGCCTCACCTTGATTACATGAAAGCTGTCATCAAAGAGACCTGGCGATTACATCCTCCTGCACCGGTCTTACTTCCTAGAGAATCCATGGAAGACGTTACGATCGACCGGTTCGATATTCCGAGCAAAACACGGATTTTCGTCAATGTATGGGCAATAGGAAGAGATCCAGAATTATGGGAAAATCCAGAATGTTTTGCACCAGAAAGGTTCGTACATAGTTCAATTGACTTCAAGGGGCAAGATTTCGAGTTGATACCCTTTGGAGCTGGTCGAAGAAGCTGTCCTGCTATTACATTTGGCACAGTGAGTGTTGAGTTGGCACTGGCTCAGCTGCTTCATAGCTTTGATTGGGAGCTTCAATCAGGTACTGAAGCTAAAGATTTGGATCTTACAGAGAACTTTGGCATCACAATGCATAAGATTGCTCCTCTCATGGTTATTGCTAAACCACATTTCCCTTAGGGCAGACCATCCCTCCACTGTTCTGCAAATTATCTTGTACTAAACATGAAATAAAACAACCttacaaaaatatacaaatatatgaatgtgtttatttaatgaattgGGATCCTTCCCTAAATTCACATGCTTTTGCACCGTAATAACCCCACACCGCTAAATTCACAAGAAAACAAAAATCAATCGAAACAagcataatataaaaacatattaataaatataaacaactttttttagttttaaataataaatcagATTAAGAAATGATACAATTTAAGCTAAAATTATTGTATTGGACTAAAACTCATGCACCACAGCTGCACATGAGCTCCAATTCAGTTGGTTTTCAGCCACGTATAGCTCCATTGCCATCCGCTCTGGCTTAGAACCAATGTCGACACGTTTTATCCATCACTATATTTTTATAGTTGGAGTTCATGGCTCATAAATCCAACAATCTCAGTCAGATTTTCAAATTTCTCGCTTTGTTCGGTGCGGTTTCCTAGTATTCATCTTCCTATCTCGTCTCATCCTGAGACACTATATAATGGACGGCTTCCATTTCTGAATCCTGCAGTATCTGCAAAAACATTAGCATTTCagtcaaaagaaaagaaaaacatggGAAGTAACGAAGATGTTATGATTAGTGTTAAACCAGGTGTTACAGGTGGTTCGTTCATGGTTCGAGGAACGGCTGTTTTAACTAACGTTCCAGCTAACATCACGGTTACACCGGTTAACGACGGTTCGGTTTTCGTTGGAGCTAATGCAACCAGTTCAAGTTCTCGTCACGTGTTCAATCTCGGAACCCTCCAGTATGTACAATAACTGTGCAATTTAATTGAGTTAAACTTCGGGTTTATCTTACATTTTGGTAAGTGTATATATGGATACTGCAGGGTGCACAGATTGGTGTGTCTCTTCAGGTTCAAAATCTGGTGGATGATACCATGCTTCGGAACTTCGGGCGGAGACATTCCGGCAGAAACTCAAATGCTTCTCCTGGAAGTTGAGAACAAGTTCTATGTCTTGATACTACCTGTATTGGATGGTCAGTTTCGTACAAGTTTGCAAGGGACACCAGACAATGAACTAGAGTTTTGCATTGAGAGCGGTCGATTTGCCCCCTTTTTTCATCTATGTTTTATTGTAGTTCAATACAAGCTACTTCTGTTTTCTTAGTTCTTCTGTTGATTATCCATTGTTTCAGGAGATCCTGATGTTCAAACCACCAAGATTAAAGAACCAGTTTTCGTAAATTCGGGGAACAACCCGTTTAAGCTCATAAGGAATTCTATTAAGTATGTTGGTGAGCATAGGATCAGGGATTTAAATTACAAGCGCGTTTTATCGAATATGAAGTTTGAATTGCTTGTAGGATATTGGAGAAGCATAAGGGTACGTTCAAGCATATCGATAATAAGCAGGTAAAGAACCAAGAATCCATGTTTTCCATGTATGTTCTTGTTAGACAACTTCCATGGTTGAAAATCTCTGTTTTTTTTATTACAGAAGCCAGAACATATAGATTGGTTTGGATGGAACACCTGGGATGCTTTTTATTGTAATGTAGATCCTGAAGGAATCAAAGATGGACTCGAAAGGTAAATATTATTCTCGGTACTTCAAATAGGCTTCAATTTCTTCGTTCATAATATTGATTTAGGGTTTTATCTGTAGTTTCTCAAAGGGAGGTTGTCCTCCAAAACTTTTAACCATTGATGAAGGCTGGcaaaatatttttcccagctatGAAGAGAACCCAACAGGGTAAGACAATTAATTCAATAAGTTCACTCTTGCTTAGTAGCTTTAGTCATTCCATCTGTTTGATTGAAGGGAATTGTCAAGATTAATTAATCTTGAGGAAAATACAAAATTCAAGGGCTCAAAGTTGGATAAATCAGGAAAAAATCTCAGAGATTTTATCAAAACTATCAAGCAGAAATATGGATTgaagtgagtttttttttctctgtCAGAAGCTATAGAAGTATAGATTGTTCTTATTAATCATAGCAGTAACAATTGCAGATACGTATACATTTGGCATGCTATGGCTGGTTACTGGGGAGGGGTTCTTCCAGAATCTGAAGTGATGAAAAAATACAACCCCAAAATTCAACCTGTTGTTCAGTCCCCTGGTAATCTGACCCATGTTGTATGTTCAACCCTGGACAACATACAGGAAAAGGGAATCGGGCTAATTGATCCCTCCAAAATCCGCGATTTTTACCACGATTTTCATAGCTACCAAGCAAGTTGTGGTGTTGATGGTGTCAAGGTGGATGTTCAGAGTGTGTTGGAGCTCCTCGGTGCTGGCTACAGTGGTCGAGTTTCACTGACTAAATCATACCTGGGAGCCCTTGAGGATTCTGTTACCGAAACTTTCAAATCCAACAACTTAATCTGCTCCATGAGTCTGAATACTGACTTCCTATACAGGTTTGCCCAAAATTATTATGCAACTTTTGTTATGATTCGGCAAAAAGGAAAAGGGTATCTTCAATTTTTTACAATAACATTTTCGGATACTGTCAGTACAAAGAAGGCTGCTGCAGCTAGAGCAACTGAAGATTTCATGCCAAATGAACCAACATTTCAGACATTACATGTTGCTGCTGCTGCTTTTAACTCTCTTCTTATAGGAGAGATCATTGTACCAGATTGGGACATGTTTTATGTAGGTTCTTAAGCATCTGCATGAACACCTTTCACATATACACAACCATGAACTATCCATGCATATTCCACATgggatttttttttccatttcagaGCGATCATATTACCGCAGAGTTCCATGGTGCAGCGAGAGCCTTGAGTGGTTCTGCAGTATATGTAAGGTGTGCCCCTAGTTCTAAATGCAAGTTCTTGTACATCGCTATATGTGTCTTAATGTTGGGATTTTCATTCCTTCAGTGACAAGCCAGGTAGTCACGATTTTGACATTATTAAGAAGCTAGTGTTGCATGATGGCTCTATCCTTAGAGCTCGATATGCCGGTCGACCTACTCGGGACTGTTTATTCAATGACCCTGTCACAGATGGAAAAAGGTTAAACACTTAAAGCAAAGAATCATGCTTGTATTCTGCGAGTATATCTTGTCTGATGACATTTTTGCAGCCTATTGAAGATTTGGAACTTGAACAAGTTATCAGGGGTTATAGGTGTTTTTAACTGCCAAAGAGCTGGAATATGGCCTCCTATTAAAGGTAGTATATATATGCCGGCGCCCGGCTCAGGAATACCAATCTCAGGGATTGCCAGTGCTGGAGATGTTGATGCACTTGAAGAGGTTGCAGGGGAGAATTGGAGAGGACATTGTGCAGTATATGCATGCCTTTCAGGTAAATCCTTTTGTTTCATGTTTGTCGGTCTTCGGGTTCTGACTTTGGACTCTCCAGAAAGTGCTTGAAATGTGAATCTATATACTGTAGGTTCCCTGAAGACAATGTTAAAGGATGCAAAATTTCAAGTGGCCTTAGAACATTTGAAATGTGAAGTCTTTACTGTTTCTCCTATCTGGGTCGGTACTTCTCcatagctttttttttttaaaagcataaGCAAAGTAGTTAAAATAATGAAGTATGAATCCAAACAGGCATTCAGCGAGGATCTTCGGTTTGCTCCTATCGGATTACTCGACATGTACAATTCAGGAGGTGCAGTTGAAGCTATGGACTCCGAAAACAAATCATCAGAATGTAAGATAAAGGTGAGAATCCGAGGGTGTGGACGGTTCGGAGCATATTCAAATAAGAGACCAAAATGTTGCAGCATGAACGAGAAAGATGAGGAGTTCATATACAATCCCATAGATGGACTAGTGACAGTGAAGGTTGAAGGTGAGTACAGCTCAAGAGAAATGGTTTTTGTTTATTGAGACGAGGTTGTATGGGGaattttgaatgaaaagaaaatgtgGGTTTAGTTAGATTTTACAGTGCATGAAGTTTTCCCTATTATTATGTAAGCTTTGCCAATGAAATAttagtgttatatatatatatatgttggtgTTGGTGTTGGTGTTGGTGTTGGTGTTGGTGTTGAAGTGAGGTATTATTGATGTAATGTGTGGTACTGGTAATGGAAGAAATTGAAGTTGTTTTCCTTAGCATTCTTAGTACTACTTAAACTCATCTAATATAATaacaatggattttttttttatcttggaaAAACAAAAAAGGCATAACAGCAGACCACAATTTGGTTCTCAATCAAAGTAACATTCTTTGGACATCTCAAGTttcttgtttctcaattttataatttaaatttagtgtATTTTtggtaatatattattttagtaattttttaataaatttagtctAATCCATATTGCTATTTTAACacttaataaaaaatcaaaataataaaaaaacttgataaaatttttaaaaattatctatTACAAATCCtatcccttaaaaaaaatttaggacACGTTCGGTTTGCtctaatggaatagaggcgtaatgaaATAGATGCGTAATagcaattcaattgtttggttgaatgtaatggaatagaggtggaatattattcttgtgtttggttgaatggaatggaggtgtaatagcataagagaaaaaactaaaatgactagaatacccttagcagaaatttgtttaggtaaatgattattgttattgttattaaattttaataagattattaatattaataataaataatttaatcatattttaacataattattattaaatatattttaatcaaaatatataatttaataaaattcttaataatcaatattcttatatgaatttactaaaatcataatatatgatactataaaatataatttgaaataattattattaaatatattttaattaaaatatatggtttaataaaattcttaataatcaatatttttatatgaatttacttaaatcataatatatgatagtataaaatataatttgaaataattattattaaatatattttaattaaaatatatgatttaataaaattcttaataatcaatattcttatatgaatttactaaaatcataatatatgatactataaaatataatttgaaataattattattaaatatattttaattaaaatatatgatttaataaaatttaaaataattattactaataaattttcttatatgaatttgtataatttaaaataattattattaaatataatttaataataatatataatttcataaaattcttgataataaattttcttatatgaatttatataatttaaaataattaatattaaatataatttaataatgatatataatttcataaaattcttaataataaatattcttatatgaatttactaaaatcataatataacttgagaattatattctgcataaacataattaacttatattaccTTTCTCAA includes:
- the LOC107949727 gene encoding cytochrome P450 71AP13 — its product is MASLQWLLQLSSSPFLLFASILLLLKLLFNQNSTKTKPNLPPCPPKLPIIGNLHQLGTMPHLSLRRLSNKFGPIIYLQLGQIPTVVVSSAKLAKQVMKTHDLALSNRPPIFSAKLLFYDCTDIAFAPYGAYWRHIRKLCILELLSAKRVQSFSFVREEEVARLVRRVSESSYPATVNLSKLLGFYANDNLCRVALGRGFSHGRDYDRRGFQKMLEEYQELLGGFSIGDFFPSMEFIHSLTGLKSKLQSTFQRFDRFFDEVITEHLDPDRHKEEHSKDLLDVLLDIQNSKSNEINLTMDNVKAIMLDMFAAGTDTTFITLDWAMTELIMNPKVLETAQAEIRKVVGDRRVVLETDLPHLDYMKAVIKETWRLHPPAPVLLPRESMEDVTIDRFDIPSKTRIFVNVWAIGRDPELWENPECFAPERFVHSSIDFKGQDFELIPFGAGRRSCPAITFGTVSVELALAQLLHSFDWELQSGTEAKDLDLTENFGITMHKIAPLMVIAKPHFP
- the LOC107949726 gene encoding probable galactinol--sucrose galactosyltransferase 2 isoform X2 codes for the protein MGSNEDVMISVKPGVTGGSFMVRGTAVLTNVPANITVTPVNDGSVFVGANATSSSSRHVFNLGTLQVHRLVCLFRFKIWWMIPCFGTSGGDIPAETQMLLLEVENKFYVLILPVLDGQFRTSLQGTPDNELEFCIESGDPDVQTTKIKEPVFVNSGNNPFKLIRNSIKILEKHKGTFKHIDNKQKPEHIDWFGWNTWDAFYCNVDPEGIKDGLESFSKGGCPPKLLTIDEGWQNIFPSYEENPTGYVYIWHAMAGYWGGVLPESEVMKKYNPKIQPVVQSPGNLTHVVCSTLDNIQEKGIGLIDPSKIRDFYHDFHSYQASCGVDGVKVDVQSVLELLGAGYSGRVSLTKSYLGALEDSVTETFKSNNLICSMSLNTDFLYSTKKAAAARATEDFMPNEPTFQTLHVAAAAFNSLLIGEIIVPDWDMFYSDHITAEFHGAARALSGSAVYVSDKPGSHDFDIIKKLVLHDGSILRARYAGRPTRDCLFNDPVTDGKSLLKIWNLNKLSGVIGVFNCQRAGIWPPIKGSIYMPAPGSGIPISGIASAGDVDALEEVAGENWRGHCAVYACLSGSLKTMLKDAKFQVALEHLKCEVFTVSPIWAFSEDLRFAPIGLLDMYNSGGAVEAMDSENKSSECKIKVRIRGCGRFGAYSNKRPKCCSMNEKDEEFIYNPIDGLVTVKVEGEYSSREMVFVY
- the LOC107949726 gene encoding probable galactinol--sucrose galactosyltransferase 2 isoform X1, with amino-acid sequence MGSNEDVMISVKPGVTGGSFMVRGTAVLTNVPANITVTPVNDGSVFVGANATSSSSRHVFNLGTLQVHRLVCLFRFKIWWMIPCFGTSGGDIPAETQMLLLEVENKFYVLILPVLDGQFRTSLQGTPDNELEFCIESGDPDVQTTKIKEPVFVNSGNNPFKLIRNSIKILEKHKGTFKHIDNKQKPEHIDWFGWNTWDAFYCNVDPEGIKDGLESFSKGGCPPKLLTIDEGWQNIFPSYEENPTGELSRLINLEENTKFKGSKLDKSGKNLRDFIKTIKQKYGLKYVYIWHAMAGYWGGVLPESEVMKKYNPKIQPVVQSPGNLTHVVCSTLDNIQEKGIGLIDPSKIRDFYHDFHSYQASCGVDGVKVDVQSVLELLGAGYSGRVSLTKSYLGALEDSVTETFKSNNLICSMSLNTDFLYSTKKAAAARATEDFMPNEPTFQTLHVAAAAFNSLLIGEIIVPDWDMFYSDHITAEFHGAARALSGSAVYVSDKPGSHDFDIIKKLVLHDGSILRARYAGRPTRDCLFNDPVTDGKSLLKIWNLNKLSGVIGVFNCQRAGIWPPIKGSIYMPAPGSGIPISGIASAGDVDALEEVAGENWRGHCAVYACLSGSLKTMLKDAKFQVALEHLKCEVFTVSPIWAFSEDLRFAPIGLLDMYNSGGAVEAMDSENKSSECKIKVRIRGCGRFGAYSNKRPKCCSMNEKDEEFIYNPIDGLVTVKVEGEYSSREMVFVY